Proteins encoded together in one Lutra lutra chromosome 4, mLutLut1.2, whole genome shotgun sequence window:
- the TENT5B gene encoding terminal nucleotidyltransferase 5B translates to MMPSESGAESLDQAAAQVGTAAASALATAAPAGGGPDPEASSASLGRHLSGLGWPQVKRLDALLKEPIPIHGRGNFPTLSVQPRQIVQVVRSRLEERGLHVHGVRLHGSAASHVLHPESGLGYKDLDLVFRVDLRSEASFQLTKEVVLACLLDFLPAGVNRAKITPLTLKEAYVQKLVKVCTDTDRWSLISLSNKSGKNMELKFVDSVRRQFEFSVDSFQIILDSLLLFGQCSSTPMSEAFHPTVTGESLYGDFAEALDHLRRRIIATRSPEEIRGGGLLKYCHLLVRGFRPQPGTDARALQRYMCSRFFIDFPDLVEQQRTLERYLEAHFSGADSARRYACLMTLHRVVNESTVCLMSHERRQTLDLIAMLALQALAEQGPAAAAALAWRPPGPDGVVPATVSYYVTPVQPLLARAHSYPTWLPCN, encoded by the exons ATGATGCCGTCGGAGAGTGGAGCTGAGAGTCTGGACCAGGCAGCTGCGCAGGTGGGGACGGCTGCGGCCTCGGCGCTGGCTACGGCCGCCCCGGCAGGCGGCGGCCCCGACCCAGAGGCCTCATCGGCCTCCCTCGGACGGCACCTGAGTGGGCTAGGCTGGCCACAGGTGAAGCGACTGGACGCGCTCCTGAAAGAACCGATTCCCATTCACGGGCGCGGCAACTTCCCCACTCTGAGCGTGCAGCCCCGGCAGATTGTGCAG GTGGTCCGCAGCCGCCTGGAGGAGCGTGGACTACACGTGCACGGGGTGCGGTTACACGGCTCAGCCGCCAGCCACGTGCTGCACCCTGAGAGTGGCCTGGGCTACAAGGACCTGGACCTCGTGTTCCGCGTGGACCTGCGCAGCGAGGCATCCTTCCAGCTGACCAAGGAGGTGGTGCTGGCCTGCCTGCTGGACTTCCTGCCGGCCGGTGTGAACCGGGCCAAGATCACCCCGCTGACGCTCAAGGAGGCGTACGTGCAGAAGCTGGTGAAGGTGTGCACAGACACAGACCGCTGGAGCCTCATCTCATTGTCCAACAAGAGCGGCAAGAACATGGAGCTCAAGTTTGTGGACTCGGTCCGGCGCCAGTTTGAGTTTAGCGTGGACTCTTTCCAGATCATCCTGGACTCCCTGCTGCTCTTTGGCCAGTGCTCATCTACGCCCATGTCTGAAGCCTTCCACCCGACCGTGACTGGTGAGAGCCTGTACGGGGACTTTGCTGAGGCCCTGGACCACCTGCGGCGCCGCATCATTGCCACACGCAGTCCCGAAGAGATCCGTGGCGGTGGCCTCCTCAAGTACTGCCACCTGCTGGTGCGGGGCTTCCGGCCTCAGCCAGGCACCGACGCGCGCGCCCTGCAACGGTACATGTGCTCCCGCTTTTTCATCGACTTCCCAGACCTGGTGGAGCAGCAGCGCACACTGGAGCGCTACCTGGAGGCCCATTTCAGCGGAGCCGACTCGGCCCGCCGGTACGCCTGCCTCATGACGCTGCACCGGGTGGTCAACGAGAGCACTGTGTGCCTCATGAGCCACGAGCGTCGCCAGACACTGGACCTCATCGCCATGCTGGCGCTCCAGGCGCTGGCCGAGCAGGGCCCGGCTGCAGCTGCTGCCCTGGCCTGGCGTCCCCCGGGCCCCGACGGGGTCGTGCCTGCCACCGTCAGTTACTACGTGACTCCTGTGCAGCCTCTGCTGGCTCGGGCCCACTCGTATCCCACCTGGCTGCCTTGTAACTGA